The Paenibacillus sp. BIC5C1 DNA segment TTCGAATATTATATTGGTTCTAGTCACTTACGGTCATCATCGTCTCCCGCGGAGGCTGGTAATTTTCCAGCCGACGAAACGTAATGCCTTTTTGCTTCATCATGTTTGTAACTTTGCCTGTGTCCTTGGGATACGGGCGATGAAACACGATTTCTGTAATACCGCTATTCGCGAGCATATTGGAGCAAGTCCAGCAAGGTTCATCCGTGACATATACAGAAGAGCCTTCGCGGTCAATCCGATCGGTGAACAAAAGCAAATTCTGCTCCGCATGAATAGTACGAATGCAGCGTTGCTTTTTGACCATTGCCTCCTGACCGTCGGTTACCACCAGCTCATATTCTTCCGAGATCATGCATCCTGCTTCAGAGCAGTCCGGAACCCCCATGGGCGCACCGTTATAAGCTGTTCCAAGCAGTTTCTTCCCCTGTACAAGTACAGCGCCAACATGACGGCGTGAACAGCGGGAACGGGTAGAGACCATATATGCGATGTCCATGAAATACGTATCCCAGTCTTTGCGTACGTCTGCTGTGCTCATAACCGTTTCCCTCCCCTCGGATACAAGTTGAACCCATCTCATTGTCATCCAGACACTCAGCGTACAGAGAACATTGGGATGGCTATTCTGTCATTCAGATGCAACTTATATCCTAATATTTATTATTGCGTGATTATCTGATCTGCACATAAGGAGCCATTTTCTCCAGCATCTTCATTCCGATTCCTTTCACTTTGGTCAGATCGCTGACTTTGGTAAAAGGACCATGGGAAATACGATAATCAATAATGGCTTGCGCCTTTTTCTCCCCAATTCCGGGAAGTTCCATGAGCTTGGCAGCAGGAGCTGTATTGACATCAATTTTGCCATTGTCGACAGCTTCATTGCCCACCAACGCTTGGTTATTGTCTGATGAAGCAGCGGTTGCCTCGGATTTCGTTTGTGTCCCACCTGTAGAAGTATCCGTTTGCTTAACTGCAACTGTCTGATCAGCCACTTTCCCTGCTGCGTCATCAACCTGATTAGTCTCTACAGGGGCCTCTGTTGTTGACGGTATCTGTTCTGCATCGGAAGCCTTCGCATGTTCCTGAACCAAAGTAGCCGACTGTACAGCAGGGGGTTCCTGCTCTATCGTCGGCTTCTCGGTGGCGAGCTGCATAGGTTCCCAGCCAGAAGGCGGCTGTTCACTTTTGCCCGACCATAATATAAGTATACATCCGACCACCGCAGCAGCAATGGTCATCCCCTTGTTCCATCTCATTTCTTCCACACCTCTCCCTGGATTCAAAATAAATCTATTCTGAACACGGGCGGTGCTTCCGAACCGTTGGACTTGCCTGGTAAACCAAGCTGTACTATTTTCATGTCATGTGAAGCAGGTCCTGACGCATACACTAGAGGGAAAGAACTGCGCCATTACCGTAAAGCATGAAAGGAGGCCTGAACAATGAAGGTTGGATTTATCGGAACCGGCAGCATGGGCAGCCTGCTGATCTATGCCTTGATTCAATCCGGTGCACTTGAGCCACGGCAGATCGCCGCCAGCAATAGAACTCCTTCCAAAGTACGGCAGCTATCCCTCCGTTACCCCGGTCTGCATGAATCACAGAGCAACCGGGAAACCGTCATCCGCAGCAATATCATCTTTTTGTGCGTGAAGCCACTTGAATTCAAACATGTCATTGACGACATCCTGCCTGTCGTGAATCCCAATCATATAATCGTCTCGATCACCAGTCCCGTGCAGCTGCGCCATCTGGAATCTTCACTTCCTTGCAAAGTCTCCAAAGTTATCCCCAGCGTTACGCACCAGGTCGGCAGCGGAGCGTCCCTGTGTATACACGGTGAGCGAATGACTACCGAAGACCGCGCTGTGCTGGAAGGGCTGCTCAGTCATATCGGCAGACCCTACCAAGTGGATGAAGCCTGTACCCGGATCACATCCGACTTCTCCAGCTGCGGACCTGCATTCATATCGTTCTTTCTGGAGCAATGGATCGAGAGTGCAGTCAAGCTTACAGACATCAAACGAGCCGATGCCTGCGCTCTTGCCGGCGAGATGCTCCTGGGAACAGGCAAACTGCTTACCGAAGGAGGATACACCCCGCAAGAACTTCAAGCTCGAGTGGCTGTACCTGGCGGCATCACCGCACAGGCACTTGCCCTGCTAAAAGTGAATCTGAATGGTGTTTTTGACAGCTTAATCCAGACAACTCATGACAAATATGATGAAGATTTGTTAAAGCTGGATGAACTATTCAAAACCGGTGAGATTAACCGGCAACAATATTAACGAGTTTGCCTGGAACGGCAATGACCTTGCGAATGGTCTTGCCTTCCAGAGCCTGTTTCACAGGTGCCAGTTCCATTGTAAAGTCCTGCATGCCCTGTGCGTCCAGATCCTTCGCGATCGTAGCACGGGTTACAATTTTGCCATTCACTTGAACAACAATCTCCACTTCGGCGTCAACCGTCATGGACTCATCATACTCAGGCCAAGCTACGTAAGAGATTCCACCTTCATGACCGAGACGGCTCCACAGCTCCTCTGCCATATGCGGTGCCAGCGGTGACAACAGCTGTACAAAGTTCTCCATGGCTTCACGCGGCAGCGTATCTGCTTTGTATGCATCGTTGATGAAGATCATCAACTGGCTGATCGCTGTGTTGAAACGCAGATGTTCCAGATCCTCTGTAACCTTTTTGATTGTTTTGTGTGCAGTGCGCTTGAACTCATCGGTTCCACCATCTGCTGTGATCTTGTCGTTGATTGCACCTGTATCTTCATTGATGAACAGACGCCATACACGTGACAGGAAGCGGTGCATGCCCTCAACCCCGTTAGCATTCCACGGTTTTGTCGCCTCCAATGGTCCCATGAACATTTCGTACAGACGCAATGTATCTGCACCGAATTCATTGACGATCTCATCCGGGTTAATAACATTACCACGGGATTTACTCATCTTCTCATTGTTGGTTCCCAGGATCATACCTTGATTGACCAGTTTGTGGAACGGCTCTTTGGTATGCACCACACCCAGATCATACAGCACTTTATGCCAGAAACGAGCGTACAGCAAGTGAAGCACCGCGTGCTCTGCTCCGCCGATATACAGATCAACCGGCAGCCACTGCTGCTGTTTCTCTTGAGAGATCAGTTCCTTGTCATTGTGTGGATCGATAAAGCGCAGGTAATACCAGCAGCTACCTGCCCATTGTGGCATCGTGTTCGTCTCGCGACGTGCTTTCATTCCTGTTTCCGGATCTACGGTGTTAACCCATTCCGTAACATTCGCCAGCGGTGATTCGCCAGTACCCGAAGGTTTGATCTGGTCGATATCCGGCAGCAGCAAAGGCAGTTGATCTTCTGGCACCGTCTTCATCGTTCCGTCTTCCAGATGCAGAATCGGGATTGGCTCACCCCAGTAACGCTGACGGCTGAACAACCAGTCACGCAGACGGTAGGTCGTTTTGCCTTGTCCCTTACCGTTCTCTTCCAACCAGGCAATCATCTTCGCAATCGCTTCTTCGTTGTTCAATCCGTTCAGGAAATCGGAGTTCACATGCGGTCCGTCTCCGGAATACGCTTCTTGTGTCACGTCGCCACCCTGTACAACCTCGATGATGTCCAGACCAAACTGTTTCGCAAACTCCCAGTCACGAGCGTCATGTCCCGGAACGGCCATGATCGCGCCTGTGCCGTATCCAGCCAGAACATAATCGGCAATCCAGATTGGCACCTTCGCTCCGTTTACCGGATTGATGGCATAAGTTCCTGTGAACACACCCGTTTTGTCTTTAGCCAGATCAGTACGTTCCAGATCACTTTTGCGAGCAGCCTGTTCCTGATATGCCTTGATTGCTCCACGCTGTTCAGACGTTGTAATGACTTCTACCAGCTCGTGCTCAGGTGCCAATACAGCATAACTTGCGCCAAACAACGTATCTGCACGTGTCGTAAACACTTTGATAACTTCTTCATGACCCTCAATGGCAAAAGTAACTTCCGCCCCGGTCGATTTACCGATCCAGTTGCGCTGCATATCCTTGATGCTTTCTGACCAGTCCAGCTCTTCCAGGTCCTCCAGCAAACGCTCTGCATATTCCGTAATTCTCAACACCCATTGGCGCATCGGTTTACGAACGACCGGATGTCCACCACGCTCACTCTTACCGTCGATAACTTCTTCGTTCGCCAGTACCGTGCCCAAAGCTTCGCACCAGTTAACAGGTACTTCATCTACATATGCCAGCCCTTTATTGTACAACTGGATGAAGATCCATTGCGTCCATTTGTAGTAGTCAGGGTCTGTTGTACTGATCTCCCGATCCCAGTCATATGAGAAGCCCAGTGATTTGATCTGGCGACGGAAATTGTCAATATTGCGGAATGTAATATGTCGTGGATGCTCACCAGTATCCAATGCATGCTGCTCAGCAGGCAGGCCGAAAGCGTCCCAACCCATTGGATGCAATACATTGAAGCCGCGCATACGTTTGAAACGGGATACGATATCCGTTGCCGTGTATCCTTCCGGGTGACCTACGTGCAGGCCTGAGCCAGATGGGTACGGAAACATATCCAGGGCATAAAACTTCGGTTTAGCCGGGTCCTCACCCGTTTTAAACGTTTTATTGTCATCCCAGTACTGTTGCCAACTTTTCTCCATGACTTGTGGCTTGTAGCCGTGTTTTGGCTGTTGATTCTCACTCATCTATTGTTCCTCCTCTGGTTATTCGCATTTATTGCAACAAAAAAACCTCAGCATCCCGTAGCGTTTGCAGCGCTAGGGACGAGAGGTTGAATTCCCGTGGTACCACCCTAGTTAGCGGACGATCGTGCTTCGTCATCCACTCCCTTTGGACCTGTAACGGCGGTTAACCGATGCGGATTTCCATTCCTGAACTGAGTGTTACTTCAGTCGGTTGCAAGATGGTGTAGTCACCGCATTTCTCCAAGGCGAGTTCGTGAAATACTGTCAACCGACTTGCACCAACCGTCGGCTCTCTGTCATGTACAGGACTCACTACTGATCCTTATCATCGAAATATGTATACGATATGATCGGAAACATTATATAAAAAAGAAGCATTAAAGTCAATATTACACTGTCTGTTGAGTATAAGCAATGCCATGCATCAGTATACACATTAAGACGACTGGAATCGCTTGATTCCTTCTTCTAGGTTATCAATCGTCCACTGAATGTGTTCCTTGTTATCGTATTGACGATACGGACACTCGATTCTCAGCGCCAGATCAAAGTACAGATCATATAAACTTCTTCTTTTTCGTTCGCTGTCTGTTGTAACTGCTCTTCCATATCCTTTGAGGAATCCTGGTGTATTATTAAAATGACTGAAGTAGTGCTCCATCAGAGGATCTGCCCAGAGGGAACGTTCGAAATCGATAATGGCCGTGATTTGACCTGCCTCCACAAATACATTTCCATCCCACAAATCCCAATGTACAAGTACAGGTTCTTTGACATCATCCAGCACACCTGATTTCTCTTGAATTAAACGCTCCAGTTCCTCATAACGAATCGAAAATTCCACACCCGCTGCTTTGCTATCTGAGAGCATATCATCCATCAAATTCAGGAAAGCTTCTTTCCACGTCGCATAATGTGGTTTCTTTGAGGAAAAATACCCAAACTTCTCCCCTTTAATTTCATTAATCCGGCGATTGTATACACCCAGCTGTTGCTCTATGGATTTCTGCCCTTCTGCACTGTACTGATCTTTGACTTTGTTATACGGCGTTCCTGGCATGTATTCCATAATAAAATATTCTGCCGGAACCAGGGTGAGCGATGGATCGTAGGCCAATACCCGGGGAACGGGTACATCCTGAAGTTCTGCCACAAGTCGTAGTGCCTCAACCTCAGCAACCATAACTTGCTGTTCACAGCGCATCAGCTTAATGCCATTAGAAGGAGCAATTTTGAGTACAACCTTCTGTCCGTCTTTCTTGGTGATAAAGTAAGCGTGGTTTGCCCAGCCGTCGATCATCTCTTTGTATTCTTGGATACCTGTGTTAAAGTGCTGCTGCACAATTCTGTCTAATTGTTCGGAAGTCAGCCTTGTTTTGTATATACTTTCCATTCTACACCCCACCCGGAATTTAATTTTCAGGATTCTACTAATTAGAAAACGTTTTCCATCCAACTATTATGGCTTCCTTTAATCCTACTGGCAATAACTTTTATTACATATAAAAAAACATTCTTATAGACAAAGAACTGCCCTTATACATCATAAGGACAGTTCTTTATCATACTCCTATTTCACGGCTACATAGAATAGACGCTGTGCGCCTTCTCCCGCCTCTTTCCACTCAAAATCAGCATATACACGGACATCTCTGAATCCGGCCTTCGTGAGCTCCAGCTTCATCCAGTCCGGATCATACGCACGCTGAACATGAACCTCTTCAAACCGTTGGTACATATCCTTGCCACTCTCAGCCACACGTGAAAAGATACTTAGGTGATGCTCAATCTCACACCGATCATGATCCATATCACAGGTCCAAATATACGATACGGAGCGTTCGTCCAACACAAATGGTTGCTCCTCTTCGTATCGAATAAGGGTATTCGGATGATGTACATCGAACAGGAATGTGCCCTCCGGCTTTAGCATCTCGTAAGTACGCTGAAAGGTACGAACAACATCCTCTTTTTCAAGCAGATAATTCACGCAATCACAGAACGATATCACCGAGTCCACAGGCTCCGGAACCCTCCAGTCCCGCATATCCTGCTGCACCCAGCGGACACTGCCTTCCCGATATAAGCGGTGGCCTTGAGGCGTGGCTTCCATTTTACTGCGTGCAACAGACAACATGTCCGCTGACAGGTCAATACCTGTAACTTCGAAGCCGGAGTTCACCAGCGGGATCGTAATTGAACCCGTGCCACAACCCAGTTCAGCCACACTTTTTGGCATGCCATGCCGTTCCCAAGCCGTTCTCGCAAACCTTATCCAGTCCGGATAAGGCATATCCTCCATTAATTCATCGTACACATAGGCAAATTTCCGGTAAGACATGTCAGGCACCGCACTTTCAATTTCATTTTCGAATCTCTTTTGAACAAAAGAAAAAGCAGGGGCGTCCGGAGTTCACCCAGCCTTGCCCTGCCTTTACTTGTGAATTCAAGCACTTCCTTGATCCATGATACCTGTTTGTTACTTGTCTTCGTTCTGATCCTGAGGTACAGACTCTGTCAGATAGGTCCAGTTTTCCTTTTGAGTTACCAGACCGTCCTTCATCAGTTTGCCCAAGGCCCGCTTGAATGCGGATTTGCTGATACCAAAGCGCTGCTTGATGATGTCCGGTGGGGTTGCATCCGAATATGGCATGCCGCCCGTAGGGCGCTCTTTCATGAAAGCAAGTAGTTTGTCTGCATCTTCATTGCGACCAACCTCTTTGAGAGGAGACATCGCCAGATTGACACGTCCATCTTCACGTACCATGGTTACCCGGCATTTCACCTTTTCACCCAGACGCAGCATGCGGTTTCGTTCCGAAGAATGAATCATGCCGATAGCGCCAAATCCCAGCACTCCACCTTCGACAAGTACAAACGTACCCATCTGAAGTGTCTTGTAGACTGTTGCTTCAACCCATTGATTGACCCACGAGGTTGGCGCATGGAAAGACAATGGTGCAAGCTCACGTTCTCCAGCCAATTTCGCCCGCAAACGTCCCTGCTTGTCATGTTCCATGATAACAAAGACTTCATCCCCCACCTGGGGACGCAGCTCTTCCAATTCAGACAGTTCACGAATCGGGAGCAGCAATTGCCGTCCAAGCCCCATTTCGAGGAAACAGCCGAGGCGTGGATGAATATCAGCCACAACCAGTCGTCCCATTTCGCCGAGTGTGAGATATGGTTTTTTCATGGTTGCCGCCAGGCGATCTTCCGTATCAAAGAACAGAAAGACCTCCAGCGTTTCTCCAATTTTAACGTCACGTGTGAGCTCCGTATAGTGAAGCAGTACATCTTCCGATCCTGTCGTCAAAAAATAACCAAACGGAGACACTTCACGTGAAACCGGCAAGCTGACGACTGTTCCTGCGATCAAACTCATACCGTTTCCACCACTTTGGCATCAGACCACAGACGCTCAATGTTGTAATACTCACGCTCATCGCGGTGGAAGATATGAACAACCACATCGCCCATATCCATCAATACCCAACGTGCCGAATCCATACCTTCGATGCCTTTGATGTTCACGCCGGCTGCATGCGCCTGTTTGCGAATCTCTGTTGCAATCGCCTGTACCTGAGTATCCGAATTCCCGTGACAGATAACAAAATAGTCTGCTACCAGTGAAATACCAATCAGATCCAGCGCTACAATGTTGGATGCCTTTTTATCGTCAGCGGCCGCAACCGCCATATTCATAAGTTCTTTCGATGATATTGTCATGAACCAACCTCCATAATCTAATCTATAAATGTGCAATCAAATCATTTCGCGACAACATGGTCAAAGGATAAATAACACGGCGCTGCGAGATCAATAAGCTGATCGTCGAGTCGAAACCGGCAATTAAACCTTCTTCCAGACTGTGCTCAGCCTGTTCGCGAATATGATTCACTCCCGGAAAGTCTCTTCCCGGTTCAATATAATCCGCAAGACATACCACCTTATCCAGCAAGCTCATGCCTACTCGACCTGAGGTATGCCAACGAATAGCATTAATAATTTCGTCATCATTAATGCCATAGTCACGCTCGGCAACAAAAGCACCCACTTCGGAATGCCAGAGCTGCTTGTCATGCTGCAAAAGTTCTTGATTCAATCCATTATCACGGATGACCGCTTCCATCTCGGATACAGGCCAATACTTGGCCACATCATGCAAGATTGCTGCCAGATCCGCTTTTACAGGATCAGCACCATATTTTTCAGCCAACATCACTGCCGACTCCATGACACCCAGCGTATGCTTCCAACGCTTCTCCGGCATTTGACCGGAAACTGCGCGGATCAGTTCGTCACGGCTTAGTCCCATATAAACCGCTCCTTACAATGTATTGGTGCACCTCATCAGGAATCATGAAACGTACCGAATGACCTTTGGCAAGACGTCTGCGTACGGCTGTCGATGAAATATCGACCAAGGGCATCTCGGCCAGCAGGACCCGATCCTGTAATTCGTCTGGTAGATCATCCAGATGTAACTGGAAGCCTGGTCGACCAACCCCGATAAAGGTTAGGCGTTCTGCAAGTTCTTCAATCTGCTCCCATTTGGGAAGATAGTTCACCATATCCGCCCCGATAATGAAATAAAACTCATGTTCAGGATGGCGACGCCACAGTTCCTTCATCGTATCAATGGTATAAGACACTCCGCCAAGTTCCATCTCAATACCCAGCACCTCATATTGCTGCACACCTTTCACAGCCGCTTCCGTCATATCGAGACGTTGCTGTCCCGAAGCTCCGGCGCCGCGTTTGTGAGGTGGAACATGGGAAGGCATGAACCAGATCTCATCCAGTGCATGCGAATCCCTTGCCGCTTCAGCTGCCAGGAGGTGTCCCATGTGGATCGGATCAAACGTACCACCCATGATACCGATCTTCACCCGCGTCACACTCCCTTATCTAGGTAGTTCGATTTGTTTGTTATCGCGCGATTCTTTGTACAGGATGATTGTGTTACCGATGACTTGTACAAGCTCACTACCCGTTTCACGGGCAACTTCTTCGGCCATCTCTTTTCTGTCCTCGTCATTGTTGTTGAGCACTTGCACTTTCATCAATTCGCGCTTCTCAATCGCATCTTCGATGTGACGGAACAGGTGCTCATTCGTTCCCCCTTTGCCGATTTGAAATACAGGGGTCAGATGATGTGCCTGTGAACGCAAAAAGCGCTTTTGTTTACCGTTTAACATGAATACTCCATACTCCTTATGGTGAGCAAGCCTCAGCAACAGCACAATGACTGTCGGGGCCTGACCGTTCAATTATATTTTTACATTCATAAAACGAACTAACAAAGTTTACACAGTGTGACTACGATTGCAGTACCATCTTACGATCGCTGTTATCCCCAGATTTCTTCATTTCATTTTTATAAAGGGGAAATCCGGTGATAAAGGCGAGCACTTCGTTTCTTCAGATTGCTTCTGCACTCTTCGTCATCGTGTAATCTTGATTTCATTTTACAATATTAAAAACTGTCTAACACAGCAGGCCGCATCGTCTCCACGGGCGCCGGGATGCCGAGCCAGTGCTCGAAGGCTACGGCGCCCTGGTATATAAACATACCCAGGCCACCATGCACAGTACATCCACGCTCCCTTGACTCGCGAAGCAGACGTGTTTCCAGCGGATTGTAGATCAGGTCGCTTACTGCTGCGCCTGCTCGAATGAGTGCAGGGTCGACAGGTACGTCATCTACATGCGGATGCATGCCTGCGGCCGTCGTGTTAATCACGATATCTGCCGAAGCCAGTACCGCAGCAGCCTCTTCCATTCCACTACCCGTGATGTCGCCCAGTCCATGAGCCCGCAGATCGGAAGCAAGGGCAACGGCTCTGTCGGCTGTACGGTTAAGAATACTAATCTGTGCAGGCTTTTCCAAGGCAAGGGCGTATATCACACCTCTCGCTGCTCCGCCAGCCCCCAGAACAGCAATACGTTTACCAGCGAGTTCCGGAACAGCTTCTTCCTTCAAGGAACGCACATAACCGATGCCATCCGTATTGTACCCTGTCAGCTTGCCTTCTTCATTGACAATAGTGTTCACCGCGCCAATCAGGCGTGCACTTTCATCAATGACATCCAGATACTGCATGACCTGTTCTTTGTGCGGAATGGTTACATTCACACCACGATACCCCAGCGCCACAATGCCTCGAATGGCTGATTCCAACTGCTCGGGACGAACATGCAGTGGCATATACATTCCATTCACTCCTGCAGCCTGCAGAGCCGCATTATGCATGGCAGGCGATTTGGAATGTGCAATGGGATCACCCATGACGCCAAGCAGGACAGGCAGTGAAGGATTTGTTTTTTTCTGTTCCGACATACTTCCGCCTCCGATCTGATGGAAATACTGCTGTGATTACATTAGATCAAGGATGGGCGGATCAGTACACGAATACCTTTTGGAGCATGAACAGCTACAAGGGCCCCATTCTCACCGTTAACCTTAATCCAGCCCAGTCCGGAAATGAATACATCCGACTGGCTGCCACGTTTGATTCGGAATTCATGTCTGGTCCATTCAGGCATATCTGCTGCATCTTCACGCGTTGGTGGAGACAGCAACTCACCCAGATGGTCACGATACAAATCGTCTGCACGTTCCAGCTTCGTCCGGTGAATATCAAGCGCAGTGCTGATAAAACAAGTGAAGGACTGACGATCTCCCTCCACAAAGTCAAAACGAGCCATACCGCCAAAGAACAGCGTCTGACCAGAATTCAATTGATAAACGGCCGGTTTAAGTGGTTTCTCTGGCATAATGGCAGCCAGATCTTTGCGGGATACAATCTCACTGAAACGCCAAGGGTATACAATTCCCGGTGTATCAATAATAGCTTTTCCATCGTCCAGCGGAATATTAACCATATCCAACGTTGTCCCCGGGTAACGTGATGTTGTGAGCTCCTGCTCGAGATCACTGTAGTCCCGAATCAGACGGTTAATCAGTGTGGATTTGCCCACATTGGTACCACCAACCACGTATACGTCACGATCTCCACGATACGTGCCTACAAGCTCAAGCAGTCGGTCGAAGCCCTGATTTTGCTTTGCACTGCACAGAACGACATCTACCGTACGCAAACCTTGTTCTTTGGCCTGTTTTTGCACCCAGTTGCGAACCTTGTTCCAGTTGGTTACTTTTGGAAGCAAGTCCGTTTTGTTCACGGCAAGCAATACTGGATTGTTGCCTACAAAACGCTGCAAACCAGAGATGATACTGCCATCAAAGTCAAACAGATCAACGATATGGATGACAAGTGCATCCTTATCCCCGATTTTGCTCAGCAGGGCCAAGAACTCGTCCTGGTCCACTGTAACGGATGATGACTCATTGTAATTTTTGATACGGAAACAACGCTGGCAAATGACGGGTTCACGATCCAACGCTTTTTCGGGGATGAATCCTGGTAATTCCGGGTTTTCCGTTTGCAGATGCACTCCGCATCCGCTGCACCTTACGGCAATATTGCCGTTATGCGGTTCTGTCATTTCTTCTTATCCTCCTCAAGCCATAAGCCTTTCTTGCGCAAACTCGTTAGAGCAATCCGTTCCACGCGCCGATTGAAGCGGGTCATGAAGCCTTCATCTCCGATGGAGATCGGCAACACCAGAACCGTATAGAGTCCCAGTCGATTACCTCCAAAGACATCTGTAAGCATCTGATCGCCTACGACAATCGTTTTTTCAGGAGTTAACTCCATCATCTTCATTGCTCTACGAAACGGAACATTCGATGGTTTGCGTGCACTATGCACAAACTGGATATCCAGTGGCGTCGCAAACAGGGATACACGATTCAAATTGTTATTG contains these protein-coding regions:
- a CDS encoding aminoglycoside phosphotransferase family protein, whose product is MESIYKTRLTSEQLDRIVQQHFNTGIQEYKEMIDGWANHAYFITKKDGQKVVLKIAPSNGIKLMRCEQQVMVAEVEALRLVAELQDVPVPRVLAYDPSLTLVPAEYFIMEYMPGTPYNKVKDQYSAEGQKSIEQQLGVYNRRINEIKGEKFGYFSSKKPHYATWKEAFLNLMDDMLSDSKAAGVEFSIRYEELERLIQEKSGVLDDVKEPVLVHWDLWDGNVFVEAGQITAIIDFERSLWADPLMEHYFSHFNNTPGFLKGYGRAVTTDSERKRRSLYDLYFDLALRIECPYRQYDNKEHIQWTIDNLEEGIKRFQSS
- a CDS encoding CvfB family protein, which translates into the protein MSLIAGTVVSLPVSREVSPFGYFLTTGSEDVLLHYTELTRDVKIGETLEVFLFFDTEDRLAATMKKPYLTLGEMGRLVVADIHPRLGCFLEMGLGRQLLLPIRELSELEELRPQVGDEVFVIMEHDKQGRLRAKLAGERELAPLSFHAPTSWVNQWVEATVYKTLQMGTFVLVEGGVLGFGAIGMIHSSERNRMLRLGEKVKCRVTMVREDGRVNLAMSPLKEVGRNEDADKLLAFMKERPTGGMPYSDATPPDIIKQRFGISKSAFKRALGKLMKDGLVTQKENWTYLTESVPQDQNEDK
- the leuS gene encoding leucine--tRNA ligase, whose amino-acid sequence is MSENQQPKHGYKPQVMEKSWQQYWDDNKTFKTGEDPAKPKFYALDMFPYPSGSGLHVGHPEGYTATDIVSRFKRMRGFNVLHPMGWDAFGLPAEQHALDTGEHPRHITFRNIDNFRRQIKSLGFSYDWDREISTTDPDYYKWTQWIFIQLYNKGLAYVDEVPVNWCEALGTVLANEEVIDGKSERGGHPVVRKPMRQWVLRITEYAERLLEDLEELDWSESIKDMQRNWIGKSTGAEVTFAIEGHEEVIKVFTTRADTLFGASYAVLAPEHELVEVITTSEQRGAIKAYQEQAARKSDLERTDLAKDKTGVFTGTYAINPVNGAKVPIWIADYVLAGYGTGAIMAVPGHDARDWEFAKQFGLDIIEVVQGGDVTQEAYSGDGPHVNSDFLNGLNNEEAIAKMIAWLEENGKGQGKTTYRLRDWLFSRQRYWGEPIPILHLEDGTMKTVPEDQLPLLLPDIDQIKPSGTGESPLANVTEWVNTVDPETGMKARRETNTMPQWAGSCWYYLRFIDPHNDKELISQEKQQQWLPVDLYIGGAEHAVLHLLYARFWHKVLYDLGVVHTKEPFHKLVNQGMILGTNNEKMSKSRGNVINPDEIVNEFGADTLRLYEMFMGPLEATKPWNANGVEGMHRFLSRVWRLFINEDTGAINDKITADGGTDEFKRTAHKTIKKVTEDLEHLRFNTAISQLMIFINDAYKADTLPREAMENFVQLLSPLAPHMAEELWSRLGHEGGISYVAWPEYDESMTVDAEVEIVVQVNGKIVTRATIAKDLDAQGMQDFTMELAPVKQALEGKTIRKVIAVPGKLVNIVAG
- the rsfS gene encoding ribosome silencing factor, whose translation is MTISSKELMNMAVAAADDKKASNIVALDLIGISLVADYFVICHGNSDTQVQAIATEIRKQAHAAGVNIKGIEGMDSARWVLMDMGDVVVHIFHRDEREYYNIERLWSDAKVVETV
- a CDS encoding nicotinate-nucleotide adenylyltransferase — encoded protein: MKIGIMGGTFDPIHMGHLLAAEAARDSHALDEIWFMPSHVPPHKRGAGASGQQRLDMTEAAVKGVQQYEVLGIEMELGGVSYTIDTMKELWRRHPEHEFYFIIGADMVNYLPKWEQIEELAERLTFIGVGRPGFQLHLDDLPDELQDRVLLAEMPLVDISSTAVRRRLAKGHSVRFMIPDEVHQYIVRSGLYGTKP
- a CDS encoding class I SAM-dependent DNA methyltransferase, with the protein product MSYRKFAYVYDELMEDMPYPDWIRFARTAWERHGMPKSVAELGCGTGSITIPLVNSGFEVTGIDLSADMLSVARSKMEATPQGHRLYREGSVRWVQQDMRDWRVPEPVDSVISFCDCVNYLLEKEDVVRTFQRTYEMLKPEGTFLFDVHHPNTLIRYEEEQPFVLDERSVSYIWTCDMDHDRCEIEHHLSIFSRVAESGKDMYQRFEEVHVQRAYDPDWMKLELTKAGFRDVRVYADFEWKEAGEGAQRLFYVAVK
- the yqeK gene encoding bis(5'-nucleosyl)-tetraphosphatase (symmetrical) YqeK → MGLSRDELIRAVSGQMPEKRWKHTLGVMESAVMLAEKYGADPVKADLAAILHDVAKYWPVSEMEAVIRDNGLNQELLQHDKQLWHSEVGAFVAERDYGINDDEIINAIRWHTSGRVGMSLLDKVVCLADYIEPGRDFPGVNHIREQAEHSLEEGLIAGFDSTISLLISQRRVIYPLTMLSRNDLIAHL
- the comER gene encoding late competence protein ComER, whose protein sequence is MKVGFIGTGSMGSLLIYALIQSGALEPRQIAASNRTPSKVRQLSLRYPGLHESQSNRETVIRSNIIFLCVKPLEFKHVIDDILPVVNPNHIIVSITSPVQLRHLESSLPCKVSKVIPSVTHQVGSGASLCIHGERMTTEDRAVLEGLLSHIGRPYQVDEACTRITSDFSSCGPAFISFFLEQWIESAVKLTDIKRADACALAGEMLLGTGKLLTEGGYTPQELQARVAVPGGITAQALALLKVNLNGVFDSLIQTTHDKYDEDLLKLDELFKTGEINRQQY
- a CDS encoding ComEA family DNA-binding protein, with the translated sequence MRWNKGMTIAAAVVGCILILWSGKSEQPPSGWEPMQLATEKPTIEQEPPAVQSATLVQEHAKASDAEQIPSTTEAPVETNQVDDAAGKVADQTVAVKQTDTSTGGTQTKSEATAASSDNNQALVGNEAVDNGKIDVNTAPAAKLMELPGIGEKKAQAIIDYRISHGPFTKVSDLTKVKGIGMKMLEKMAPYVQIR
- a CDS encoding deoxycytidylate deaminase — protein: MSTADVRKDWDTYFMDIAYMVSTRSRCSRRHVGAVLVQGKKLLGTAYNGAPMGVPDCSEAGCMISEEYELVVTDGQEAMVKKQRCIRTIHAEQNLLLFTDRIDREGSSVYVTDEPCWTCSNMLANSGITEIVFHRPYPKDTGKVTNMMKQKGITFRRLENYQPPRETMMTVSD